One window from the genome of Nicotiana sylvestris chromosome 9, ASM39365v2, whole genome shotgun sequence encodes:
- the LOC104212047 gene encoding pentatricopeptide repeat-containing protein CRR2, chloroplastic, translating to MWTLQAPPSPRLLQPPPSYLPFNFLHKCSPVFASFYSYRPTSIRFSTTSSSTHIVSNPEPTTFAHNYNESIQSLCKKGHLKEALQLLFQEPNPTQRTYELLILSCSQNHSLSDALTVHRKLIDDGFGQDPFLATKLINMYSHLDCVDRVRQVFDKISNRTIFVWNAFFRALTLAGHGEEVLDFYRRMNRIGISSDRFTYTYVLKACVASESSSSLKKGKEIHGHILRHGYERHLHIMTTLIDVYARFGCVGNASCLFYEMPEKNLVSWSAMIACYAKNGKPLEALELFREMMSFDLLPNSVTMVSALQACAALAALEQGKLLHGYIIRKGLDSILPVLSALVTMYARCGALELGRRVFDQMGKRDVVAWNSMISSYGIHGFGAKAVEIFREMIRHGVSPSPISFVSVLGACSHAGLVAEGKHLFDSMSKEHNMYPSVEHYACMVDLLGRANKLEEAAIIIQYMRIEPGPKVWGSLLGSCRIHCNVDLAERASRRLFELEPTNAGNYVLLADIYAEARMWNEVKRVRKLLEAKGLRKVSGCSWIEVKRKIYCLQSVDEINPQIEQIHALLLKLSMEMKQNGYVPNTRIVLYDLEEEEKERILLGHSEKLAVAFGLINNSKGETIRISKNLRLCEDCHSFTKLISKYTNREILVRDINRFHHFKDGVCSCGDYW from the coding sequence ATGTGGACGCTTCAAGCTCCTCCATCTCCACGTCTTCTTCAACCTCCTCCTTCTTACCTTCCCTTCAACTTCTTGCACAAATGTAGTCCCGTCTTTGCTTCTTTTTATTCATATCGTCCCACCTCAATCCGCTTCTCCACCACGAGCAGTAGCACCCACATTGTCAGCAATCCCGAACCCACTACTTTTGCCCATAATTACAACGAGTCAATCCAATCTCTTTGCAAAAAAGGACATCTAAAAGAAGCCCTCCAGCTCCTCTTTCAGGAGCCCAATCCCACCCAACGTACCTACGAGCTGCTCATCCTCTCCTGCTCCCAAAATCACTCCCTCTCCGACGCTTTAACTGTTCACCGCAAACTCATCGATGATGGGTTCGGCCAAGATCCCTTCTTGGCTACCAAACTCATTAATATGTATTCCCACTTGGACTGCGTCGACCGCGTCCgccaagtgtttgataaaatttcCAACCGAACCATTTTCGTTTGGAACGCCTTTTTTCGGGCATTGACTTTAGCTGGCCATGGTGAAGAGGTTTTGGACTTTTATAGACGTATGAATCGCATTGGAATATCATCAGATAGGTTCACCTATACATACGTGCTCAAGGCTTGTGTTGCTTCTGAATCATCATCATCGCTCAAAAAGGGGAAGGAAATTCATGGGCACATATTGAGACATGGTTATGAGCGTCATCTGCATATTATGACAACCTTAATTGATGTGTATGCTAGGTTTGGTTGCGTAGGCAATGCAAGCTGTTTGTTCTATGAGATGCCAGAGAAAAATTTGGTTTCTTGGAGCGCGATGATTGCATGTTACGCAAAGAATGGGAAACCTCTTGAGGCTTTGGAGCTTTTTCGTGAAATGATGAGCTTTGATTTGTTGCCAAATTCAGTAACTATGGTTAGTGCTCTTCAAGCTTGTGCAGCACTGGCTGCACTAGAGCAAGGGAAGCTATTACATGGATACATAATTAGGAAAGGGCTTGACTCTATTTTGCCCGTTCTCAGTGCCCTTGTGACAATGTATGCAAGGTGTGGTGCTCTAGAATTGGGACGAAGAGTGTTTGATCAGATGGGCAAGAGGGATGTTGTTGCATGGAATTCCATGATTTCAAGCTATGGAATACATGGATTTGGGGCCAAAGCCGTTGAAATTTTTAGAGAAATGATTCGACATGGAGTGTCACCAAGTCCAATATCATTTGTTAGTGTGTTGGGAGCTTGCAGTCATGCAGGGCTTGTAGCAGAGGGGAAACATTTGTTTGATTCAATGTCGAAAGAACATAATATGTACCCTAGCGTGGAGCACTATGCTTGCATGGTTGATCTTCTTGGAAGAGCCAATAAGTTGGAAGAAGCAGCTATAATCATACAATATATGCGGATTGAACCGGGACCCAAAGTTTGGGGGTCTCTTCTTGGATCATGTAGGATTCATTGTAATGTTGACCTTGCTGAGAGGGCAAGCAGAAGGTTGTTCGAGCTTGAACCCACAAATGCTGGGAACTATGTACTTTTGGCTGACATTTATGCAGAAGCTAGGATGTGGAATGAGGTAAAACGAGTCAGGAAGCTTTTGGAAGCCAAAGGGTTGCGGAAAGTCTCTGGTTGTAGCTGGATTGAAGTAAAGAGGAAAATCTACTGTCTCCAGTCAGTTGACGAAATTAACCCACAAATTGAGCAAATTCATGCATTGTTGCTAAAGCTGTCAATGGAGATGAAGCAGAATGGGTATGTGCCAAATACCAGAATTGTGTTGTATGATCTTGAAGAAGAGGAGAAAGAACGTATTTTGTTGGGTCATAGTGAGAAATTAGCAGTTGCCTTTGGGTTGATTAATAACAGTAAAGGAGAGACTATAAGGATTAGTAAGAACTTGAGGTTATGTGAAGACTGTCACTCCTTCACTAAGCTCATTTCAAAATATACAAACAGAGAAATTCTAGTCAGAGACATCAATCGATTTCACCATTTCAAGGATGGGGTTTGCTCATGTGGAGATTATTGGTAG